The genome window AGTTTGAATTTAAAGATAAGTTACGAAGTTGTACTGTACAGAACTTtggtaaatacattttatgggTTCagttaatattcaaattatccAGCTTCATATCATCCGTTAGTAATCTTCTTATAAATCAATACATTCTTAAATTTTCTCGAGtacaatattaagtaataatgtagagtgtttttcattaattttaaaacagtttacCCTCTGACGAAGCGATACAAAGTTAGTCTCCGGCATAAGATGGCGTTGACGTCGCCTGCCACGCATTGTCCATAGTTTAACGGCGGCCTTCCGACGATACCTGGACCAGTTGAAGGGTcaatcaaaatgaaaataattatttattatattctttgcTAATTcgatataaaataagatataacaaacatatatgCAGATTCACAAAGAAATATAGAAGATTTATgccaaaaaatcattaaagaaCTATATTAatctcattttaataattctccgcgatttattaaaatcaaaattaaaattcttatgcAACGATCAAGATGCACAGGTCTATCAGCGACCCgctgaaaaatattaatgaatttttcattatttaaagaaagtttttaattaaagtttgcaGCTGGCTGTGAGACAACTACGAGTAAATGATgactttcaattaaaaaacaagacTTATAGTTTCAAGAAAGGACGTATACACTAGATGAAGTATTTTGTTactgtaagaaaaaaacagaaatatagTGTAGCAAGAAGCAATAGGTAATGTTCCACGTTTCCACTCTATCTTTTTCTCGGGTACCAAATTGTATGTTTTGTTAGTATCCCGTGTAAAAGTATCCCATTTTTTTCTTGGAACGGCATTTTATCAGCATTTGATTTGGCACGTCGGGAACAAGGCTTCTCACCTGTTCAGCGTGCCAACTTATGCACAGGGTGCTACACGGAACTTTCAACGTTTAATACGTCCGATATTTAACATGTTGAAAATCCGCCTCTATAGGCGCAAGATTCCCTCAAACCACcgactataaaataatattaataataataatgttcatATCTGTCTGTCTGCACGTaagtccgcgtttgttccgagtAATCTTCGAAACGAGTAATTTTAACGAGACTTTTACTAGAAGGTAGCTTATGAGGGCGGGAGTAACAtaggctttttttttattttgcgccGAAGAATTCGCGGGCAATAACTAGTTATGAATATTCTCTGGTGATTTATTTTCTCCAACTTTGAAACAAATGACATTTAATATCACCGCCTCCTCCACAACACGTCAACTCTGCTCGAAGCAATATAAACGTCAGAATATAGATGAAAAATTTAGTACATACAGATATTTCCATCTTTCTATAGTTCTACTGTATTAACTTAATTTCATACCAGCTAAACCATACATGCGTTGTGACGCCAATATCAAAAGTcctaataaatcaaaaaaagaGTGAGcaacgggccgcgtccgcgaaataatccTAGTCCCaatcaccctgatgaagggcccccaaTGGGcttgaaactagtcggtgccgacaccggatataagTCCGTGAgtgccgttcctatataagttaatcaaaataatgtcttagTTGAAGtatgtagttatttataagatatattttataagatatatattttaattcattacaagttaacttttataaaaataactagttCTCGCCTGCGACACCGTCCgggcgggattaaaaaaattattagtagcatatgtgttctcccagactgtgttctacatctatgccaaattctatcgagatccatgtagccgttctggagatatcttctaacaaacattcatccatccatcaaaacattcgcatttataatattagtaagaagtaagatatacaTAAAGTTCCcataattctaaaataagcaaatattttggtatttttagTAATCTTAAAATTGCCTTACAAATACGTActgaaataaactatattattcCAGTGCGCAATTCTAACGGAGACGACCTTTGAAAACCTGTGTTTCATTTGCCTGACATAAATTGGCTGTTATTCTATTATGTTCGAGTATTTGTATTATTCAGGGTCTACCAGGCATCTTCAATTACTAGCGTGAATTGggaatttcaattatattagtCTACGGACGCCGCTCAGCTTGTTTAATTGGAATTGtgatgataattaatatttacattaatacacCTAcgcgttttaaaatataatgacaaaataatacattttacaacGGTAAAAACGTTAATCttttcacaaaaaattaatttgtgtttgCAGTGGGCCTAGCATAAATGTTTGTGACAATCGTCATCGTATTGTCATCGtgaattaatcaaaattaatatgacaatttcggtgtactttacgcccgatagagcgctgcacaaattttgtcgatggcgattgtcacaaatattcgtgctaggcccacaaaTGTTTACCTTTAACGGTATGAATTAAGgcgataattttatatgctcCGGATTATGTTTAGGAAAtcgtaatttgaaattaattttaattaagttataatttattatgtcgtttaatttaaatcttaccaAATGCTTCAACGTTTACAGAATAAGGATGTAATTAAGAAGTGAAAGATCCAATAAATTATGCtaagattaatttaagattaaaattggGACaagataacttaataaataactttacccTTCATACAAAAAGACAGCAAGCGCCTCTGCTTGAAATTCAGACCCGGTCCTAACTTTGTAATGACCACTCGGGTGTGAATAATAAACAAGGTTACATAACTAATATTACATCTCTCACTCACCCGAATGAAGAACACGAGGATCGAGAATCCATTCCGTaggtttttaaaactaaaacacaATTCACCAACTAGTtcacaatacaaaaaatactaaaatatatttcttaaacgATTCAACTTTATctgttgttttcttttaagaaatgtcaaatgaatatactgtcaaattaatcacaatttttttcacaaaacgGCCAGTGCTCATTAATGgtttcaaaacaaatttaaaatgcctATGCaaactttttacataaaatgacTGATACTTAACTcttataaaaacaagaaataaaagctCTTTACTCAAGgaatgcgaatatttaaatattttgctataaTTATACATTCTTGCTTTACTACTTTTGTTGGCatttagttgtatttaaaaataaactaaatgtgAAATAGTCGATTTTGTACTAGTACTTTTGGTTCcataaaatctataatttgTTGAGGTTACTCTTTGATAGTTTTTACTCTTTGCCCTTCTTcctatttttgtatttttgtaccGACGCTcatttttcaaatgtattgTGACTTGTAGAGAGACATAGGACATAAAAATGTGATTTCTAAGTATCATAACTGTAAGAAATGCGaaggaaaaatattagtaaaatttgtatGCTTTCTGAAGCTAAAAGAACTAATAGTCTTTAATACACCAGCGTCAAGTCTTAATTATCGCGAGTTTGACATTACGCTCAAGTTGTCGACTCCATTGTTAGTTCGTTAAACATAGTTATATAGAAATTAGGTCTTTGAAAACTTTTgatgattatttttgttaaaacagaaatttttggaacttttaataatattatttaaatttttatgcgggttatattttcataattttttgaacaataaaaatgaaacgttAAACGCTTGGGTAAActttttattccaaatttGTTGTTTGctgaaaatattcaacaaagaTTACAAGACATAAGCAAGTCATAAAATGCATATAAgcaatttcacaaaaaaaaaattgacatgtatatatttaatcgCATACCAGGCTTTGGTACTTATTTGACGCTTAAGAAGTTTGCAAACAATTATTACGTTAATACTGTACAAAGAGCATGATGTTTTTATCGTAAtaacaaatagtaaaaaaaaaaacttctgtCAGTAGCAGTGCAGCTTCAATATCGTTTTGTACGGCCGGCTGCACTTTATTAcaatagctgtcgccagccTGTACTTTATGAAGGGAACGTTGAGTgacatttgttttatgttcGTACAGAGTTGTGTTTGAGTTGctaacaaaatgtaataccAACCGAAAGGCGAAAATATCTACATTTTACGAAAACATAACATAGCTACGTATTTTCGTCAAGTTAAGTGTTGAATGAATCAAGGATACTTTGCTACGAAGAAGTTTAACATAGTTTTCTAGGAAAATATATAGGCGGGCGGGAGGCTCTTTTGTACGGAGTACGTAAATTTAGTATAGTCCTAAGTTTAATTGCAAGATAAACGAGAATGGCTCAAATAAAACTTCCCGAAAGTGCTTGTTTATCTTTGGTGACATGTAAATTGCAGTTacctctgaaaaaaaaaaaataacaccttATAAACTGCATTAAGattgaattatataaagtaacggttaaaatatactaaaatttaatcgatttactttccattttttttaatttcattgatgtatgaaaaaaaagaaataatcattaaaattatttctgaaaTGTAAGGTGAAATGTAAAGTTGTAAAGATGTAGGCTTTCAtagcgatttttatttctcatacACTTAACAATTTCTCAACATGAGTGGCAAATTCAGAAATAcgttctaatattaaaatgtaacttaagGCTTTGCGTGTCACTGGAAAATATCCcttaaatttgttataatttagtgtACAAAATTCTTTTCCAGCGTTATGaagtaaagttataattttataaacatggAAGAGCGCTTAGTGCTTGAACCTTTATATCAAAAGTCTCATTTTCgacggaaaaaaaattatagtaatttgTATATACGAAATTTTACGTACAAAGTATTCGGAATGATTATTTGAAACACTATGTCGAATGATTTAGTGACAAAATTCTTACCCAGAGACTTAAGTTCATATATGTCACATATAATGACAAAAAGAGGAACCCTAATGGGTGATAACCTGAACAAAACTATctacagataaataaaattgtagtgcttataatgttaaaatataattttaatatttgtgctacttatatcaaaaaaagatttttgaaatttttatctatCTGTTTGTTCCGGATAATGTCCCAAATGAATGGACCGATTTTTACGAGACTTTTAATGGAAAGTAGCttatatgtatggatgtagtaACAAcggctattttttataattcacgCTGACGTTTACGTTAtgaaaaactgtttattttatagactagctgtcgcccgagataCCGTTCAcgtggaaaaaaataataagtagcctatgtgttcttccatagtatgttctacttctgtgccaaattttatcaagatccgttgagctgttccagagatatcttcaaacaaacatccatccatctaaacattcgcatttataatattagtaagattcccTAATGTGATATTAAAACGATTTAAACGGTATCGCGTTCGTCAAGATAAGCGTGATTAGAAATAACAATGACAATCTTTGTAGATAATTTGAAACGTACATTAATacacttattttaatacaatagcTTGGCtctgaattattaaaataattataaatctcaGAGTGTAAAGTCGGGAGTGGTTTTTACACATTAATGTTGATATGAAAATGAATAtagcattaatatttttcacggTTTTGTCTTTCTCGTCTGCCGAAaatgaattttcattaaatattttacactatAATGACTTTCACGCGAggtatgtatttgttttacagcaattttaataacaagttacctataatgaaattaattaattatgatttgtttggtaaataaaatgtttcctgattattaattaatttaattattgtgatAATGTTTAATAGTACCACCgctgaaatatttgtatatggATTTATGGtctttaatgtatttaaacatttgtattagtaaattcaaaatgatatagatttacatatatagatagtgattttttcgaaattttgtTAACAAAGTTCTGCCCAAGATAGGTTTGCGACtcaaatatttgttgtttcGTTTAGCATGAACCAATTCGTTCTTGTCcacaaatgatttttttgtttttagcgAGTAAATTGGTGTAGTATACACTATGACgtctatttgtaattttaggtTCGTAGAGACTAATCCAGCAGGTGGCGTGTGTAATCCGTCAGTGGCACCGTGCATCGGCGGCTTTGCTCGCTTGGCGACCGCTGTGAGAGAGGCTTTGGCGCGTGAACCTAATTCACTGCTACTAAACGGCGGTGACAGCTTCCAGGGTACGATTTGGTATAACTTGCTGAGATGGAACGTCACCCAAGACTTTATGAATATGCTGCCACATGACGCTCATGTGAGTTATCGTATtgtgaaaaacatatgtttaagCAATtggatttttgaaaaaattgatGGCTTGTGTGAAAGGTGCCACGATTAAGATGAGAGTGAAACACTGAAATGATGGATGATAGATCACCAGGATACCTGATCCTGATGATGTATCAGTTCTTTGGAGTACCAAAACCAGCCAAAGTGGGATAAGGTTTGGAAGATGatgataatttctttttctctGGCGAATTCTTGACATTATTTTTGGTTAAGTTGATGCTTGTTGATGTCAGAATTGTTTTTGATACACCAACTTTTACTGCATCgattacaaatattgtttttaaatcctATAGGTTCTAGGAAATCATGAATTTGACAATGGTATCGATGGAGTTGTACCTTATTTGGAGCATTTGAAATCAAAAGTAGTAGCAGCCAATATAATAGATGACTTAGAGCCAACTATACAAGGTTTATATTACCCCAGTATTGTTGTTGAAAGAAATGGAAGAAGGATCGGAATTATAGGTGTAATTATTTCGTCAACTAATGTATGTATTTCAAGTAACATTGGCTTGTATTCTTAAATGATTTACGGTTGATTTTGATGTGCGGAATTAATTTTAGGAGCTAGCATCAACAGGGCGTTTGAAATTTACGGATGAAGTAGAAGCTGTTAAAATGGAAGCAGaaaaactacataaaaatggAACTGATGTAATTATAGTGTTGTCTCACTGCGGAATTGAAATTGACAGGTAAAAGATAgacaaataagtaataatgaGAAGagtatatacaattatttgaaaattctaTTGTACTGAAAATACTACTAgtaacttgtattaaaaaattactatgtgcttaaaattcttattataGTACGATAAATTAACAGGGAAATAGCTCAAAATGGAGGCCCATACATAGACATCGTTGTAGGAGGACACAGTCACACTTTGCTGTACAACGGTGATCCACCAGAAAACTCCACATTTCAACCGCAAGGATCGTACCCCGTTGTAGTTCGACAGGGATTAAAACCAGTAAGAGCGCTTATTCATTGATGTAaactcattttattaaaattcaaataaaaaaaaaataattacccgAATGAcaagaaagtattttttttattacccgACTGTTATTAGTTATTCGCGTGCAtgtaagattgtttttatgtttgtgggattgtatgtatgtaaatttgtttGAGCCTaaactgaaccgattttgacgagtaaGATGTCATTCGATTTGTATTCAGTTCTGAAGTGTCACAATTATATGATCATCATTACAAAACACACAGTGGAcataaggaaaataaattagtgaaaaacGCTGTCGAATCTCTTCACTTGTAGTACTTTTAACGCTGCTATACCATTTTTTGATGTTGCAAGTATATTCTGAAGTAAGAAAGTATtgcataataaaacattacagtttattgaacttttcttttaattttgtcatttttaaattcagtcaATAGATAGCGCTACTACAACGTGTCGCTTGAACTCGATTGAAGTAGCGAcgtcgatatttttttaggtattGATTGTACAAGCAGCGGCCCATGCTCAGTATTTAGGAGAAATAAAACTACACTTTGATGATCAGGGGAATCTCGTTAATTGGGAAGGTCAACCTCGTTACCTTGGAAATGAAGTTATGCaaggtaaaaaatttaaaaccctTTTGTTTAtggtatgaaaattatttaaaattgataatccTGATGTGAATCGATATGTTTAGACATAGCAGCGCATAGTAACAAAGTTGGAAActattactaaattttaacaattgcATTTCTAGAATTCTACGCCATTTTGACACTGAACGGATTTTTTGGACAGTAACTGCAATATTTGgtatattattcaaaatttttacCATATTCTCGCAGCTCCTGATGTACTAGCGAAGATAAATCAGTACCTTCCTGAGATCACGGAGATGGCTACGCGGAAAATTGGATCTTCCTTAGTACATTTGTCATCGAGATGCGCTTGTTCCGAATGCAACTTGGGAAGCTTTATTTGCGATGCTTATATGGATGCAGtgagttttgtaatttatttcttgcACGAATAGTCCGTTTTTACCTCTTCTACACTTGTAAAAAATGGTTTGTTTTATTGACttcttttaaaaaaggaaattaaaatttgtttttttttttttaatttgataagtaATGGTGACAATTTAACAGATGGTAGGAAGAGCAAAAGGCGACAAGTGGATCGATGCACATTTTTGCGTCGTAAACAGAGGAGACATAAGGGTGGATATGGAACCTGGAGGTCGGTAAAAAATAGActattcattttgttttcattgctTATGCTGATGCTTATTACTCAGTGATAAAGAAGTATTTAGCGTTACAATACTTTCATATagatacagtcgaacctggattaGTGAGATTCCAAAGGAACGTGAcattttctcgcttatagagggtTTCTAACCTGATTTCTCGCTGAAGGTCGTCTGTCGGGAATAACAATGACTCTAGCTCACAGAGGTTTCTTACTTTTCtagattttacatttataaaaagaaaaatagatagtgTGTAAAGAAGTAAACATATAATTACTAAACTCcgataaaaatcaatataatcTTAGAGAAAACTGTTTATTGGTTGGTTTTCAGTGATAACATTCGAGACAGTTCTATTATCGACGCCATTCGAAAACAACATAGAGGTGTTCGAACTACGCGGAGACTATATTTTAGAGATGCTGGAATACTCAGTCGCTAACATACCTTTCCCGGGCGCGAGGATGTTACAAATATCTGGTAAGGACaagttatttatacaattttcaataattttttcaataaaatgtacgttattttattagtacattaatttaattgcagttaattattatgataaataattattaaatttaataggagcgtcggtagctcaggggttaagctcttgacttgtaatctacaggtcctgggttcaataccgccatgtaccaatgtgttttcgactttcgatttacatatgtacatttatccgacgttcttacgttgaaggaaaacattctGATGTAACCTGTaaatatctgcgaagaaattcaatgatatatgtgaatgccagcgtggttgactatgactagtcaccacaggtgggcacagttaatcgaaaagttaacttcgttaatcgttaattcgttaattaaaaaattaacttcgttaatcgttaaagcgttaaattctcgaagatttaacgcaagttaaagttaatcgttaacagttaaccataccaaaattatacgtactaatttcacacttattgtggcgatacttgtttaaaatagtaatttgactatatattatataacacattagtattagagacaagtatgaatgcattatagtatatttcattacgagtgcggaaagcctgtcattgcaaagagttccgacaaataatgtctacccgagccgaggcgcagccgaaggtgagggttgacagttggaacaagttctaatgacagttccgcaagTGCactgaacaactatttttaatacggttgcgaaaaaattaagcaatttaatagaataataaaaacacaataaagccaaccgtaaaagaatacaaacagagattttttttttgttttcttcacccattctgggtaggcaaagggaactatgcccaaacggccaagtcttcagtagattatttttattgatatgaaatgaaaatgaaatttaatgagatgaaataaaatgaaacctaacctaattgaataaaatcattaaatctgatattgtaataaattaggagcttctttttagcaatatttgcatgaatcattaaaacatcaatgaattttttgtaaaaacttcgtggttggtttttagccgacttcaaaaagaaggaggttatcaattcgactgtatttttttttttttttttttttatgtgtgttaccgcgaaactcggcccctggtggtccgattttgataaaaattattttaatcgaaaggaagtgcttgcaggtgggtcccatttttttgttttttttttaaataactagaagactagtagattttgaatataccttcaaaatttgttgcggaaattagggacatttttgctttcagcgcttacgtaggctaaactataggacctacataaaaatgatgtatggcgaattgtagctctttaaatgtgctaaataaaagtccgcgatagcatatatctatcttttatagttttctcacaataaccatttttttctttagaaacattaattaaattcatgccctatttccgacgctattattcaagttcagtattaacccttatgtaaataaatatgttcattatcaagagaatttaatgtagattatatttgcaattgaaactatatcattctgtctaatagtttaggagatatcgtaagaataaaattacgcggaaacgaaaaatgctacatcgcgttacaatgaatagcacaaatttgctttctgggcttacgtaggtcaaactatatgacctacattaaaatgatgtatcgagtaattatagatccttaaatttgctaaataaaagtctcaggtggcatatatctatcatctatggatgtctcacaaaaaccatgttattatgaacaaacttcgattaaattgcacacgaaaaacagcgtcgtaagcttacggcgctattatattatattcgatatgaatccttatccaaataaatatgtttgatggctagagtattaaatgcagattacattagcctttaaactatgtaattctgatcaatagtttcgaagatattaaattattaaaaactacgcgcattcgaaaaatgctactgcggcgcgcggctggacaaaattaaaggcacgctacgatgtattagttcgttaattttcaatttgtataccgattttgataattatttcattgtttaaaggataagtggttatctggtgtattctaaattagtttttgaattgaagtacacacatattaaataggaaagtccttttctttatttgtcttatttatgtccttatacgtattaaggaaatttgtaattaaacttcaaattcactaaaaattgagaaataaaacaaacattttaagaaaaaaaaatagccgacttcaaaacaaaaaaactatctcaaac of Papilio machaon chromosome 18, ilPapMach1.1, whole genome shotgun sequence contains these proteins:
- the LOC106713185 gene encoding apyrase, whose product is MKMNIALIFFTVLSFSSAENEFSLNILHYNDFHARFVETNPAGGVCNPSVAPCIGGFARLATAVREALAREPNSLLLNGGDSFQGTIWYNLLRWNVTQDFMNMLPHDAHVLGNHEFDNGIDGVVPYLEHLKSKVVAANIIDDLEPTIQGLYYPSIVVERNGRRIGIIGVIISSTNELASTGRLKFTDEVEAVKMEAEKLHKNGTDVIIVLSHCGIEIDREIAQNGGPYIDIVVGGHSHTLLYNGDPPENSTFQPQGSYPVVVRQGLKPVLIVQAAAHAQYLGEIKLHFDDQGNLVNWEGQPRYLGNEVMQAPDVLAKINQYLPEITEMATRKIGSSLVHLSSRCACSECNLGSFICDAYMDAMVGRAKGDKWIDAHFCVVNRGDIRVDMEPGVITFETVLLSTPFENNIEVFELRGDYILEMLEYSVANIPFPGARMLQISGMRPIFNGSNPVNQRVKSVSIRCIDCPVPRYEPLELNKYYRMIAPSFIANGGDGFYMIAENRRNVEVVGVDYDLLIRYIAKLSPVFIDVDGRIQIQDPCLN